The Xenopus laevis strain J_2021 chromosome 5L, Xenopus_laevis_v10.1, whole genome shotgun sequence genome has a segment encoding these proteins:
- the lxn.L gene encoding uncharacterized protein LOC496014 (The RefSeq protein has 1 substitution compared to this genomic sequence), producing MEAINPSHYPATRAATVAENYMNYKLGGPHRLFALNKVSQASRERIAGVGNKYSLTFSIEDVLNDKHIINCTAEVLYYLSDQHTAPNVTFTLQTELQGNVEDKNEEFYNKIRSLTQPLVAQDIPDKFGNVPAELEPVRHLALAACGFVKWQNSTENTFYRMAVIKSVKQQKREDRALEFHFDMLIHEMVSQEMVAWQMDILWDPSEGLKIVKQACLPKQCCIAQNN from the exons ATGGAAGCCATCAATCCTTCCCACTACCCTGCCACAAGAGCAGCTACCGTAGCAGAGAACTACATGAACTACAAGCTTGGAAGCCCCCATCGCTTGTTTGCACTGAACAAAGTGAGCCAGGCCAGCCGGGAG aGGATTGCAGGAGTTGGCAATAAATACTCCCTTACCTTCTCTATAGAAGATGTGTTAAATGAT AAGCACATTATTAACTGTACTGCAGAAGTGCTCTACTATCTCAGTGACCAGCACACTGCACCAAACGTGACATTTACGCTCCAAACAGAACTTCAGGGTAATGTGGAGGATAAAAATGAGGAATTCTACAACAAAATCAGGAGCCTGACTCAACCCCTGGTGGCACAAGATATTCCAG ATAAATTTGGCAATGTACCGGCAGAGCTGGAGCCAGTACGGCACCTTGCACTGGCCGCTTGCGgctttgtgaaatggcaaaactCCACTGAAAACACATTCTACAGGATGGCAGTAATCAAAAGTGTCAAACAGCAG AAACGAGAAGATCGTGCTCTGGAGTTTCACTTTGATATGCTGATCCATGAGATGGTCTCTCAG GAAATGGTTGCTTGGCAAATGGACATTTTATGGGACCCATCAGAAGGGCTGAAAATAGTGAAACAGGCCTGTCTGCCAAAACAGTGCTGCATTGCACAGAACAATTGA